Proteins encoded together in one Lysinibacillus sp. FSL K6-0232 window:
- a CDS encoding DUF5693 family protein has protein sequence MSKQKWLWGIIVLLLIVSSTGMVMRWNAEQSNNTYEMVIPLDEIQTASKNSDLTMDEIFSSLKEAGLTTVSLEPLTLREMEKQNLITIYEENELAAQLLFTPYKDDIDVTKRGYYIRVPDNTSYQQLIMDSVQPEEVQVGEEAFYFLPTANHHYDLKTPIGYDQPAIDMISEHGLAHIFKVENASNEVANEQLVHQLLTLKDASAGRLLGSGDEAIGFGEENGHVLVEKLKDAGYSFYTIESNPLKGENKIAQITDYNMIRLHSINVNRETKLTLNASIDRTTRAVKERNIRSIFYHIKTSGNPHENIKETIEYLTGVQDTMPNHFKLGEPKPFDKVTIPIWVTALVLLAGIVFTFVITELVKWMPLRLAAAGFMALLAIAYFLLKSTLFLQAFALIIAVLAPTYAVIKAANGSTQISKILIQYLKAVAISLIGIVIVIGLLNGNAFITGFATFKGVKLVYLIPILGVLLFTIIEINRLADQNIKKSLSNTVTLLNKELKYWHVLLLVIVAGVGLFYISRTGNSGSVSELELAFRQWLENTLYVRPRTKEFLIGFPFFVLALYVMGINRKWGSILLVPGVIGFLSIVNTFTHLHIPVAVSVLRTCYSVVLGFVIGLIFILIFKLIYRWASKAIARWT, from the coding sequence ATGTCAAAACAGAAATGGCTTTGGGGAATCATTGTTCTTTTACTCATCGTTTCCTCGACAGGTATGGTGATGAGGTGGAATGCTGAGCAATCCAATAATACGTATGAAATGGTCATTCCCCTTGATGAAATACAAACTGCTAGTAAAAATAGCGATTTAACAATGGATGAGATTTTTTCTTCTTTAAAGGAGGCTGGGCTTACAACGGTTAGCTTAGAGCCTCTAACGTTAAGGGAAATGGAAAAGCAAAACCTTATTACAATCTATGAGGAGAATGAATTAGCAGCACAGCTATTGTTTACACCGTATAAAGACGATATTGATGTCACAAAGCGTGGATATTATATTCGAGTGCCTGATAACACAAGCTATCAGCAGCTTATTATGGATAGTGTGCAGCCAGAGGAGGTGCAGGTAGGAGAAGAGGCTTTCTATTTCTTACCTACTGCTAATCATCATTATGACTTAAAAACACCAATTGGCTATGACCAGCCTGCTATTGATATGATTAGTGAGCATGGGCTTGCACATATTTTTAAAGTTGAAAATGCAAGTAATGAAGTAGCGAATGAACAATTAGTGCATCAATTATTGACACTAAAGGATGCATCTGCTGGTCGTTTGCTTGGTTCAGGTGATGAAGCAATTGGCTTTGGAGAAGAAAACGGACATGTATTAGTGGAAAAATTAAAAGATGCTGGCTATTCCTTCTATACAATTGAGAGTAACCCACTAAAAGGCGAAAATAAAATCGCTCAAATTACAGATTACAATATGATTCGTTTGCATAGCATTAATGTTAATCGCGAAACAAAGCTAACATTAAATGCGAGCATTGATCGTACAACAAGAGCTGTAAAGGAACGTAATATCCGTTCTATTTTCTATCATATTAAAACATCAGGCAATCCACATGAAAATATTAAAGAAACGATTGAATACTTAACAGGCGTTCAAGATACTATGCCAAATCATTTCAAACTAGGTGAGCCAAAGCCGTTTGATAAGGTAACAATTCCTATTTGGGTAACGGCACTTGTATTGCTAGCAGGTATTGTATTTACGTTCGTTATTACGGAATTAGTGAAATGGATGCCTTTACGCCTAGCAGCTGCTGGCTTTATGGCACTGTTAGCCATTGCGTACTTCCTACTAAAAAGCACCCTATTCTTACAGGCATTTGCATTAATTATTGCAGTTCTTGCACCAACATATGCGGTTATTAAAGCTGCAAACGGCTCTACACAAATATCAAAAATATTGATTCAATACTTAAAGGCAGTAGCTATTAGCCTTATCGGTATTGTGATTGTGATTGGTTTATTAAATGGCAATGCCTTTATAACAGGTTTTGCAACATTTAAGGGTGTGAAGCTTGTTTACTTGATTCCAATTTTAGGTGTATTACTATTTACAATTATTGAAATCAATCGACTAGCTGATCAAAATATTAAAAAATCCTTATCAAATACTGTGACATTATTAAATAAAGAGCTGAAATATTGGCATGTGCTGTTATTAGTGATTGTGGCAGGTGTTGGATTATTTTATATTAGTCGAACAGGTAACTCTGGCTCTGTTAGTGAGCTTGAGCTAGCATTTAGACAATGGCTTGAAAACACATTATATGTTCGTCCAAGAACGAAGGAATTTTTAATTGGTTTCCCATTCTTTGTTTTAGCATTATATGTAATGGGCATTAATCGCAAATGGGGTAGCATCCTGCTTGTACCAGGCGTTATCGGCTTCCTATCTATCGTCAATACCTTTACACATCTACACATTCCAGTAGCAGTTTCTGTATTGCGTACATGCTATAGTGTCGTTCTTGGCTTTGTTATAGGGCTTATCTTTATTTTAATTTTTAAACTTATCTATCGTTGGGCTTCTAAGGCAATCGCGAGGTGGACATAA
- a CDS encoding single-stranded DNA-binding protein has translation MNHVGLVGRFTKDPVLRYLSGNRVQTHFSLAINRNYKNSRGEIDTDFIFCTAWGRLAEHIVKYCGKGSLVGANGRIQSRSFMNEESTKIFMTEVVVEDVRFYQLKPRDSDGAIAVSQPPNEQEELKDFVLPGT, from the coding sequence ATGAATCACGTCGGACTGGTCGGAAGGTTTACAAAAGACCCAGTATTACGCTACTTATCTGGTAATCGCGTGCAGACTCATTTTTCACTCGCCATTAACCGCAATTATAAAAACAGTCGAGGGGAAATAGATACGGACTTTATATTTTGCACAGCTTGGGGAAGGCTTGCAGAGCATATTGTCAAATATTGCGGTAAAGGCTCATTAGTAGGAGCAAATGGTCGTATTCAATCAAGATCATTTATGAATGAAGAAAGCACAAAGATTTTTATGACAGAGGTAGTAGTGGAGGATGTACGGTTTTATCAGCTAAAACCAAGGGATAGTGATGGAGCGATTGCAGTATCACAGCCACCAAATGAACAGGAAGAACTAAAGGATTTTGTCTTACCGGGAACGTAG
- a CDS encoding flagellar hook-basal body protein: MLRTMITATNTMGQLQHKLDTISNNIANSNTVGYKAKEATFNELLYQQFNNDKQDRYERQTPVGVRYGVGAMIGQIQSNHKQGSLQTTNRDLDLAFTEPKQYFNILMPNGENGTETVYTRQGDFYLSPLNNGTVMLVTAEGYPVADAAGQAITLPDTVQSFAVRDGGVLEAAYPNGDVIRTELAVTEFQKPQLMEHIAGSYVGLPDNLAELGYTQAEVLTELAGANRQQISMQNGVLEMSNVNLSKEMTELIQTQRSYQFNARAVTLADQMLGLINGIR; the protein is encoded by the coding sequence ATGCTACGCACAATGATAACGGCAACAAATACAATGGGGCAATTGCAGCATAAGCTAGATACGATTAGTAATAACATTGCCAATAGCAATACGGTCGGCTATAAAGCGAAGGAAGCAACATTCAATGAACTGCTTTATCAACAATTTAATAACGATAAGCAAGACCGCTATGAACGTCAAACGCCTGTTGGGGTTCGCTATGGTGTAGGTGCTATGATTGGTCAAATTCAATCCAATCACAAGCAAGGTTCATTACAAACAACGAATCGGGATCTGGACTTAGCATTCACAGAACCAAAACAATATTTTAATATTTTAATGCCAAATGGTGAAAATGGAACCGAAACAGTGTATACTCGACAAGGTGACTTTTATTTATCGCCATTAAATAATGGAACGGTTATGTTAGTAACAGCTGAAGGATACCCAGTAGCTGATGCAGCAGGACAAGCCATTACATTACCAGATACAGTGCAAAGCTTTGCAGTTCGTGATGGTGGTGTATTAGAGGCGGCATACCCAAATGGTGATGTTATTCGTACGGAATTGGCTGTAACAGAATTCCAAAAACCACAATTAATGGAACATATTGCGGGTTCTTATGTTGGTTTACCAGATAATCTAGCTGAGCTTGGCTATACACAAGCAGAAGTTTTGACAGAGCTCGCTGGCGCTAATCGTCAGCAAATCAGCATGCAGAATGGTGTATTAGAAATGTCCAATGTCAATCTTTCAAAGGAAATGACGGAACTTATCCAAACACAACGTTCGTATCAATTCAATGCAAGAGCAGTTACATTAGCAGACCAAATGCTTGGACTAATTAATGGTATTCGATAG
- a CDS encoding YwpF family protein has protein sequence MKTFKMLSFDLVTKDGVQPFPLIDGIIINQENSHQSWILELFMERQYRPIFDELLANGTVFNVRVVISFPDNEPAPFQVIVHTVQEIGDHISVLLKGTLKIKRSKYAEQLLSELLAEGVSLENLLERFKTDMKQRPKLKNDG, from the coding sequence ATGAAAACTTTTAAAATGCTTTCCTTTGACCTTGTCACAAAAGATGGCGTGCAACCATTCCCTTTAATCGATGGCATTATTATTAATCAGGAAAACAGCCATCAATCTTGGATTCTTGAACTATTTATGGAACGACAATATCGCCCAATCTTTGATGAACTTTTAGCGAATGGTACTGTCTTTAATGTACGTGTAGTGATTTCATTTCCAGATAATGAGCCCGCTCCTTTTCAGGTGATTGTACATACCGTTCAAGAAATTGGTGATCATATTTCAGTGTTGTTGAAAGGTACACTGAAAATAAAACGTTCAAAATATGCCGAACAATTACTTTCTGAGCTGCTGGCTGAGGGTGTTTCCTTAGAAAATCTATTGGAGCGCTTTAAAACTGATATGAAGCAACGACCAAAATTAAAAAATGACGGGTAA
- a CDS encoding flagellin N-terminal helical domain-containing protein, giving the protein MLGKWSATGMSILRNMNQHYNTMNKAMLRISTGYRINSAADDPAGLAISEKMRAQIRGLNMAAKNIQDGISLVQTAEGALNETHAIVQRMRELAVQAANDTLTDDDRAQLDLEFQELKKEIQRISTDTEFNTKALLNGEHSTNGIKIQAGANAGQHIELFINDVGAEALGLRDTSIATREEANQAISSMDDALKQVSHERSRLGAYQNRLEHAYNVNVNTADNLQDAESRIRDADIAKEMMNMVKAQILMQASQYVLAMHMQQAQSILTLLEVTKK; this is encoded by the coding sequence ATGCTTGGGAAATGGTCAGCGACAGGGATGTCTATTCTGCGAAATATGAATCAGCATTATAACACGATGAATAAAGCAATGCTGCGAATTTCTACGGGCTATCGCATCAATAGTGCAGCGGATGATCCAGCAGGTCTTGCGATTTCCGAAAAGATGCGGGCTCAAATTCGTGGCTTAAATATGGCAGCTAAAAATATACAGGACGGTATTTCACTTGTGCAAACAGCAGAGGGAGCATTAAATGAAACACATGCAATTGTCCAGCGCATGCGTGAGCTGGCAGTGCAGGCAGCCAATGATACTTTAACAGATGACGACCGTGCACAGCTTGATTTAGAATTTCAAGAATTAAAAAAGGAAATCCAGCGTATTTCAACAGATACAGAATTTAATACAAAAGCATTGCTTAACGGAGAGCATTCAACAAATGGCATTAAAATTCAAGCAGGGGCAAATGCAGGGCAGCATATTGAGCTATTTATCAATGATGTGGGCGCTGAAGCACTTGGTTTACGAGATACTTCCATTGCTACACGTGAGGAGGCAAATCAAGCTATTTCCTCAATGGATGATGCCCTAAAGCAAGTATCCCATGAGCGCTCACGCCTTGGAGCTTATCAAAACCGCTTGGAGCATGCATACAATGTAAATGTTAACACCGCTGATAACTTACAGGATGCTGAATCCCGTATTCGAGATGCCGATATTGCAAAAGAGATGATGAATATGGTGAAGGCACAGATTTTAATGCAGGCAAGTCAATATGTGCTGGCAATGCATATGCAGCAAGCACAGTCGATTTTAACCTTATTAGAAGTCACAAAAAAATGA
- the fabZ gene encoding 3-hydroxyacyl-ACP dehydratase FabZ, with amino-acid sequence MLTAEQIQAILPHRYPFLFVDRIVELEEGKRAVGLKNVSINEDFFNGHFPGYPVMPGVLIVEALAQVGGVALLNAEQFKGRLAFLTGVDNCRFKRQVVPGDQLKLEVEFVRLRGAMGKGHGVATVDSELVCEADILFAIGPEQPKQA; translated from the coding sequence ATGTTAACAGCAGAACAAATTCAAGCTATCTTACCACATCGCTATCCATTTTTATTTGTAGATCGCATTGTTGAATTAGAGGAAGGGAAACGTGCAGTCGGTCTAAAAAATGTTTCCATTAATGAGGACTTTTTTAATGGTCACTTCCCAGGCTATCCAGTAATGCCAGGTGTGTTAATTGTAGAAGCATTGGCACAAGTAGGAGGAGTAGCCTTATTAAATGCGGAACAATTTAAAGGACGTTTAGCCTTTTTAACAGGTGTTGATAATTGTCGCTTTAAGCGTCAAGTTGTACCTGGCGACCAACTTAAACTTGAAGTAGAATTCGTAAGACTTCGCGGGGCAATGGGCAAAGGTCATGGCGTAGCAACAGTGGATAGTGAGCTTGTATGTGAAGCAGATATTCTTTTTGCTATTGGACCAGAGCAGCCAAAACAAGCTTAA
- a CDS encoding DEAD/DEAH box helicase: protein MITINAPSPFSKKQQLRIEVAQEGYFTLQGFTADGKIIDADTLISSLFFSYEANIYGLLTNRADFTIEVSSAELLDIFSSRYQHPFISWHGTDEKSKMWLDKVLALQQYWQEPSLWSYAVIAEDFSSLAFPIEHVDSALLEIAVQQKLSQVGLIFSDLPKLLPFFLRGGWPLEQSRQTGAVSLSLRLSEPEEDSDVWLLETVLSTATTKNYWTPAIRKQSLPIAEALPTKWQMFADEIEQQQQQIVDLLSKDAIRSDIFIHTPLEDAEVRLFLREDLARLQALGFDVVLPAWLKDLKQSKMRVRVTTSNVATKKVAGLDDILTFKWQFSMNGQTISPEQFKKLVDEKREFIRIGTEWFRVDANWMQEMRALMQQAEDESWTVRELLFRELPEDLSAPLEEEDADDALRDDPIFALEIQQSLKSYMEQLLEKKGLPAIPVPSTLQAELRPYQQEGFEWLAFMRQQGFGACLADDMGLGKTVQLISYLLHIYKATDHKKPSIIICPTSVLGNWQKELARFAPSLTVHTHYQANRAKDKLFKQQVVAEQPQVILSTYGTVSQDAEFLQEIEWATVVLDEAQNIKNMQTLQSRAIRKLQGAHHIALTGTPIENRLSELWAIFDFIHKGYLGSFSRFNEEFILPIERDESEAHKQKLRAKIQPFLLRRTKRDPHLQLNLPDKLESNEYCPLTAEQASLYEGYILETLDQLEQLTGFQKKGRVLKMLSKLKQLCNHPALYLKEPFEDAETMLSRSTKLERIVQMAAEIVDNGEQCLIFTQYIGMGQLLQHCLSELYNVDAPFLTGAMPKQQRDRLVEAFQAGDFPIFILSLKAGGTGLNLTAANHVLHADRWWNPAVENQATDRAYRIGQTQFVQVHKFVTIGTIEEKIDKMLVQKSALSEELIQSSQWLTELEDHELRDLITLDI, encoded by the coding sequence ATGATAACTATCAATGCTCCTTCCCCGTTTTCTAAAAAACAACAGCTTCGTATTGAAGTAGCTCAGGAAGGATATTTTACGTTACAGGGCTTTACTGCTGACGGTAAAATCATCGATGCCGATACACTTATTTCTTCATTATTTTTTAGTTACGAAGCAAATATCTATGGCTTATTAACAAATCGAGCTGATTTTACAATTGAAGTTTCAAGTGCTGAGCTTCTCGATATTTTTTCCTCACGCTACCAGCATCCATTTATTAGCTGGCACGGTACAGATGAGAAAAGTAAGATGTGGCTAGATAAAGTGTTGGCATTACAGCAATACTGGCAAGAGCCATCACTATGGTCATATGCCGTTATTGCAGAGGATTTTTCCTCATTAGCATTTCCAATTGAGCATGTAGATTCAGCATTATTAGAGATAGCTGTGCAACAGAAGCTGTCACAAGTTGGCTTAATTTTCTCTGATTTACCAAAGCTTTTGCCCTTTTTCCTACGTGGTGGTTGGCCATTAGAACAATCGCGCCAAACTGGGGCCGTTTCGCTGTCTTTACGGCTAAGTGAGCCTGAGGAAGATTCCGATGTATGGCTATTAGAAACCGTTCTTAGTACAGCTACGACTAAAAATTATTGGACACCTGCTATTCGTAAGCAATCTTTGCCGATAGCAGAAGCGCTTCCTACAAAGTGGCAAATGTTTGCGGATGAAATTGAACAGCAGCAACAGCAAATTGTAGACCTTTTATCTAAGGATGCTATCAGAAGTGATATTTTTATTCATACACCACTTGAAGATGCTGAGGTGCGCTTATTTTTACGTGAAGACCTTGCCAGATTGCAGGCACTCGGTTTTGATGTTGTGCTACCCGCATGGCTAAAAGATTTAAAACAATCTAAAATGCGTGTGCGTGTAACGACTAGTAATGTAGCAACAAAAAAGGTAGCAGGACTAGACGATATTTTAACGTTTAAATGGCAATTCTCTATGAATGGTCAGACCATTTCTCCTGAGCAATTTAAAAAGCTTGTTGATGAAAAACGCGAATTTATTCGTATTGGTACGGAATGGTTTCGCGTGGATGCTAATTGGATGCAAGAAATGCGTGCATTGATGCAGCAGGCTGAAGATGAAAGCTGGACTGTTCGTGAATTACTATTTAGAGAGTTACCTGAAGATTTATCTGCCCCTCTTGAGGAGGAAGATGCTGATGATGCACTAAGAGATGACCCTATTTTTGCATTGGAAATACAGCAATCATTAAAATCCTATATGGAGCAGCTTTTAGAGAAAAAGGGATTACCAGCTATACCAGTTCCATCAACTTTACAAGCAGAATTACGTCCTTATCAACAAGAGGGCTTTGAATGGTTAGCCTTTATGCGTCAACAAGGTTTTGGTGCTTGTTTAGCTGATGATATGGGATTAGGTAAAACAGTTCAGCTTATCTCCTATCTTCTTCATATTTATAAAGCAACAGATCATAAAAAGCCTTCTATTATCATTTGCCCAACTTCTGTACTTGGTAACTGGCAAAAAGAGCTTGCTCGATTTGCACCTTCTTTAACCGTGCATACACATTATCAGGCAAACCGAGCAAAGGATAAGCTATTTAAACAGCAAGTGGTAGCCGAGCAACCGCAAGTGATTTTATCTACTTATGGCACAGTATCGCAGGATGCTGAGTTTTTACAGGAGATCGAGTGGGCAACTGTTGTATTGGATGAGGCTCAAAATATTAAAAATATGCAAACATTGCAGTCAAGAGCTATTCGTAAATTACAGGGAGCTCATCATATTGCCCTTACCGGTACACCTATTGAAAACCGTTTATCTGAGCTATGGGCAATTTTTGATTTTATTCATAAAGGCTATTTAGGTAGCTTTAGTCGCTTTAACGAGGAATTTATTTTACCTATCGAACGCGATGAATCTGAAGCGCATAAGCAGAAATTAAGAGCTAAAATTCAGCCATTTTTATTACGTCGTACAAAACGTGATCCGCATTTACAGCTTAATTTACCAGATAAGCTAGAATCAAATGAGTATTGTCCATTAACAGCTGAGCAAGCCTCGCTATATGAAGGCTATATTTTAGAAACACTTGATCAGCTAGAGCAGTTAACAGGCTTTCAAAAAAAGGGACGCGTGTTAAAAATGCTAAGTAAGCTCAAACAACTATGTAATCATCCTGCCTTATATTTAAAGGAGCCTTTCGAGGATGCCGAAACAATGCTTTCACGTTCGACAAAATTAGAGCGCATTGTGCAAATGGCTGCGGAGATTGTGGACAATGGCGAGCAATGTCTTATCTTTACACAATATATAGGAATGGGACAATTGCTACAGCATTGTTTAAGTGAATTATACAATGTAGATGCACCATTTTTAACAGGTGCTATGCCTAAGCAGCAGCGTGACCGCTTAGTAGAGGCTTTTCAGGCAGGAGATTTCCCTATTTTTATCCTCTCTTTAAAAGCTGGTGGAACAGGGCTTAATTTAACAGCTGCAAATCATGTGTTACATGCAGATAGATGGTGGAATCCAGCCGTTGAAAATCAAGCAACAGACCGTGCCTATCGAATTGGGCAAACACAATTTGTGCAAGTCCATAAGTTTGTAACAATTGGCACAATCGAAGAGAAAATTGATAAAATGCTAGTACAGAAGTCTGCACTATCGGAAGAGCTTATTCAATCAAGCCAGTGGTTAACTGAATTAGAGGATCACGAATTGCGTGATTTAATCACATTAGATATATAA
- the csaB gene encoding polysaccharide pyruvyl transferase CsaB, translated as MHIVLSGYYGFDNVGDDAILLAIIQSLKKWQPAIEITVLSNNPAATEQTYGVKAVNRWKLKEIRQLLKTADGLISGGGSLMQDQTSMKTIPYYAGIIQMAKWLKKPVFVYAQGMGPINHPISKFIVRQALTKIAQITVRDKASQTLLTEIGIQKEATIVPDPVMGLNGDDFHCEWLVNEALLDESYIAVSVRDWPSAIVYKEKIAHSLDQLARQGERIVFVPMHGEHDLKTSAEVAALMQEKSIVAPADLSIEEKIGVIGQSQLLIGMRLHSLIFSAIYATPFIAISYDPKIDAFAEIVEQPVIGHVEVDDWNGVTLFEQAVAILESYNSVQEKLSQAVRPLQNEATATAKLALEAFGKH; from the coding sequence ATGCATATTGTATTATCTGGCTATTACGGATTTGATAATGTTGGGGATGATGCGATTCTTCTAGCGATTATCCAATCTTTAAAGAAATGGCAGCCAGCTATTGAGATTACTGTCTTATCCAATAACCCAGCCGCTACAGAGCAAACATATGGTGTAAAGGCGGTTAATCGCTGGAAGCTAAAAGAAATCCGCCAATTATTGAAAACAGCGGATGGTTTAATTAGTGGCGGCGGCAGTCTTATGCAGGATCAAACAAGCATGAAGACGATTCCTTACTATGCGGGCATTATTCAAATGGCAAAATGGCTAAAGAAGCCTGTCTTTGTCTATGCCCAAGGTATGGGTCCGATTAATCACCCAATTAGTAAGTTTATTGTTCGTCAGGCACTAACAAAGATTGCACAAATTACAGTTCGGGATAAAGCTTCTCAAACACTGTTAACAGAGATCGGTATACAAAAAGAGGCTACGATTGTACCTGATCCTGTAATGGGGCTTAATGGTGATGACTTCCATTGTGAATGGCTGGTTAACGAAGCATTATTAGATGAAAGCTATATTGCGGTAAGTGTTCGTGACTGGCCATCTGCAATAGTGTATAAGGAAAAGATTGCACATAGTCTTGACCAGCTAGCACGTCAAGGTGAGCGTATTGTCTTTGTACCAATGCACGGTGAGCATGATTTAAAAACATCAGCAGAAGTAGCTGCGCTTATGCAGGAAAAAAGTATAGTAGCACCTGCTGACTTATCAATTGAAGAAAAAATTGGTGTTATTGGGCAATCACAGCTGCTAATTGGTATGCGCCTACATTCCTTAATCTTCTCAGCTATTTATGCAACACCATTTATTGCGATTTCTTATGATCCAAAAATTGATGCATTTGCTGAAATTGTTGAACAGCCTGTTATTGGGCATGTGGAGGTAGATGATTGGAATGGCGTAACATTGTTTGAGCAGGCTGTCGCTATTCTGGAATCTTATAATTCCGTACAAGAAAAGCTAAGTCAGGCTGTTCGCCCATTGCAAAATGAAGCAACAGCTACAGCAAAATTAGCACTTGAAGCCTTTGGCAAACATTAA
- a CDS encoding DNA-directed RNA polymerase subunit beta, translating to MTNDSRRRSVPTQETDTQPEEKERRSNGDQREVRWVQIRLIPIWLRIVIVLILVVAAAALGAMFGFSVIGEGNAMDIFKKETWQHIFDIMNGKE from the coding sequence ATGACAAACGATTCACGTCGACGTTCTGTGCCGACACAAGAAACCGATACGCAACCAGAAGAGAAAGAACGCCGCTCAAATGGAGACCAACGCGAGGTTCGATGGGTGCAAATCCGACTGATTCCGATTTGGTTACGCATTGTAATTGTTCTCATTTTAGTTGTTGCTGCCGCAGCTTTAGGCGCAATGTTTGGCTTTAGTGTTATTGGAGAAGGAAATGCTATGGATATTTTTAAAAAAGAAACATGGCAACATATATTTGATATTATGAATGGTAAAGAATAG
- a CDS encoding transcriptional regulator: MMQVQYMKPFYTKITGDKLRLVFAYQYFSILKENEIFHFIPIEGKEMIINLKTQQIENLSEVFVFQKGNRFIRLPLYQLLLITNVHEHLAPILDSVAPQPQIQPATTTVSVGEIDQLLAELEEKNFDYLIDKALAENNKALFFDLLQQKNQQFGGFEIE; this comes from the coding sequence ATGATGCAAGTCCAATACATGAAGCCGTTCTACACAAAAATTACTGGAGATAAATTACGCCTCGTATTTGCTTATCAATACTTCTCAATCTTAAAAGAGAATGAGATTTTCCATTTCATTCCTATAGAAGGTAAAGAGATGATTATCAACTTGAAGACACAGCAAATCGAAAACTTATCTGAGGTTTTTGTTTTCCAAAAAGGTAACCGTTTTATTCGCTTACCACTATATCAATTGCTGCTTATTACAAATGTTCATGAGCATCTAGCACCGATTCTTGATAGCGTTGCACCGCAGCCACAAATTCAACCTGCCACAACAACAGTAAGTGTAGGTGAGATTGACCAGCTTCTAGCAGAATTAGAGGAGAAAAACTTTGATTATTTAATCGATAAAGCATTAGCAGAAAATAATAAAGCACTCTTTTTTGATTTGCTACAGCAAAAGAACCAGCAATTTGGAGGGTTCGAAATTGAATAG
- a CDS encoding nuclease-related domain-containing protein: MARISISTYFFVLPDLFFVNAQHQIHQLDSLFICPQFMLVLEIKNIHGRLEFDHRTHQCIRTKVDGTVEGFPNALTQVQRHMRFLSGLTTHYSLSIEGAVVIANPSTIITHSANTCIPIFHRSGLHAHLHSLFQKHPQRLLSDHQLRQLVQELQRKQQPTEMPMTIAPSRLRHGVLCPKCMYQNCMHFDRGIWKCSYCHYRSREIFAEALQDYRLLISRTITNQQLRAFFYIHSSDAATRLLRKFQFPYSGTYKNRVYHLPVNLVDYMKEFF; encoded by the coding sequence GTGGCTAGAATTAGTATATCCACATACTTTTTTGTATTGCCCGATTTATTTTTTGTAAATGCCCAACACCAGATACATCAGCTTGATAGCCTGTTTATTTGTCCGCAATTTATGCTTGTTTTAGAAATTAAAAATATTCATGGTCGCCTTGAGTTTGATCACCGTACACATCAATGTATACGTACAAAGGTGGATGGCACTGTGGAGGGATTTCCTAATGCGCTTACACAAGTACAACGTCATATGCGATTTCTCTCGGGGCTTACTACTCATTATTCACTTTCTATTGAAGGGGCAGTTGTTATTGCCAACCCTTCCACAATTATTACTCATTCAGCAAATACATGTATCCCTATTTTCCATCGATCTGGACTTCATGCACACCTTCATTCGCTTTTTCAAAAACATCCTCAGCGATTATTATCAGATCATCAATTAAGACAGTTGGTTCAAGAGCTTCAACGCAAGCAGCAGCCTACTGAAATGCCAATGACTATTGCACCATCACGTTTGCGCCATGGTGTGCTTTGCCCAAAATGTATGTATCAAAATTGTATGCATTTTGATCGTGGGATATGGAAATGCTCCTATTGTCATTATAGGAGTAGAGAAATTTTCGCTGAAGCTTTGCAGGATTATCGTTTATTAATTAGTCGTACAATTACGAATCAACAATTACGTGCATTTTTTTATATTCATTCTAGTGATGCAGCAACGCGACTGCTACGAAAATTTCAGTTTCCTTATAGTGGCACATATAAAAATCGTGTGTATCATTTACCAGTGAATTTAGTGGATTATATGAAGGAGTTTTTCTAA